One genomic window of Lepus europaeus isolate LE1 unplaced genomic scaffold, mLepTim1.pri SCAFFOLD_522, whole genome shotgun sequence includes the following:
- the SUN1 gene encoding SUN domain-containing protein 1 isoform X1 translates to MNHTSRRTTVSGADQSFSRSLHGAAALRPHVLDESLIREQTEVNHFWGLDDDGDVKGGGKATIQGNGDLAARAAEATGHNGYTCSACSLLSERRDALTAHPTSRVYAGDRTQKRGASSPTDRILWLAKCTSASLSSFLVHLFHVVLMKLNYESENYKLKSHESKEYESESFESGSRAPTAHASCYGSVNVTELSEDGHLGGRGVSLCKDGEGTQRLETHAATHSQSSGPRRVAGTVGRLCAHAGHLLVQTLQRVRAAGCRVSRTLWSVLWLALVTPGGKAASGVFWWLGVGWYQFVTLVSWLNVFLLTRCLRNICKFFLLLIPLLLFLGAGLSLWGQGGFLSSWPVFSWPDLQGTQKADDPSDVFGPATSRLDLPPGGDDRASQRHWMSGVDQQMTSLAGWCHTHDEQLRGLTLSLQKLQARVDRLDEGRAGLSSWVKDVVGQQLQEAEAARLPGTQIDFTALHREHEARISALEGLLGKLAEKSEAIQRDLEQTELRTASGGEEQQRLLASVKHLELELSSLRAQVSDWQRLQSGCARVDAARDQVEAQVREAVRLLLSEGQQDEVLEQLLHRLSAHFVSKEDLQLALRALELQVLSNVSRHIAGTGQGPTPEAVLAAVNEAGISGITEAQAQVIVNNALKLYSQDKTGMVDFALESGGGSILSTRCSETYETKTALISLFGIPLWYFSQSPRVVIQPDIYPGNCWAFRGSQGYLVVRLSMPVWPATFTLEHIPKTLAPTGSIASAPKDFAVYGLENEYQEEGQLLGQFTYDQEGDSLQMFPVPERPDRTFQIVELRILSNWGHPEYTCLYRFRVHGEPAE, encoded by the exons ATGAACCACACATCACGGAGGACCACGGTCTCGGGCGCCGACCAGAGTTTCTCCCGCAGTCTGCACGGTGCTGCAGCTCTGCGGCCTCACGTGCTGGACGAGTCTCTGATCCGCGAGCAGACGGAAGTGAACCACTTCTGGG GGCTTGACGACGACGGCGATGTTAAAG GtggaggtaaagccaccattcAGGGAAATGGAGACTTGGCAGCGAGGGCTGCCGAAGCCACCGGGCACAACGGgtacacctgcagtgcctgcagccTGCTCTCTGAGCGCAGGGACGCCCTCACCGCACACCCCACCTCCCGCGTCTATGCTGGGGACAGGACTCAGAAAC GCGGCGCGTCGTCCCCCACGGATAGGATTCTGTGGCTGGCCAAATGCACTTCGGCGTCTTTGTCGTCGTTCTTAGTCCACCTTTTTCACGTGGTTTTAATGAAGCTCAATTACGAATCAGAAAATTACAAATTGAAAAGTCATGAATCAAAAGAGTATGAATCAGAGAGCTTTGAGTCAGGAAGCCGTGCACCCACAG CTCATGCCAGTTGCTATGGGAGCGTGAACGTGACAGAGCTCAGCGAGGACGGCCACCTTGGTGGGCGCGGGGTGTCGCTGT GCAAGGACGGTGAGGGGACGCAGCGCCTTGAGACACACGCGGCCACCCATTCACAGTCGTCCGGGCCACGCCGCGTGGCAGGGACCGTGGGGCGCCTCTGTGCCCATGCAG GTCACCTCCTGGTGCAGACGCTGCAGAGGGTCCGAGCTGCAGGTTGCCGCGTGTCCAGGACGCTGTGGTCCGTTCTGTGGCTGGCCCTGGTGACTCCAGGTG GGAAGGCAGCCTCCGGCGTGTTCTGGTGGCTGGGGGTCGGATGGTACCAGTTTGTCACCTTGGTTTCCTGGCTGAATGTGTTTCTTCTGACGAG GTGCCTTCGAAATATTTGCAAGTTTTTCCTGTTGCTCATCCCACTGTTGCTTTTCCTTG gTGCCGGCCTCTCCCTGTGGGGCCAGGGTGGCTTCCTCTCCTCCTGGCCTGTGTTCAGCTGGCCAGACCTGCAGGGGACACAGAAGGCCGATGACCCCAGCGACGTGTTCGGACCTGCAACCTCCCGCCTGGACCTGCCTCCGGGG GGCGACGACAGGGCGTCCCAGCGGCACTGGATGAGTGGCGTGGATCAGCAGATGACTTCTCTGGCTGGCTGGTGCCACACCCATGACGAGCAGCTCCGGGGGCTGACGCTGTCCCTGCAGAAGCTGCAGGCGCGGGTGGACCGGCTGGACGAGGGCCGGGCAGGGCTGTCCTCGTGGGTGAAGGACGTGGTcgggcagcagctgcaggaggcgGAGGCTGCCAGGCTGCCGGGCACTCAG ATTGATTTTACGGCTTTGCACCGAGAACACGAGGCGCGCATCTCCGCCCTGGAAGGGCTCCTCGGAAAACTGGCAGAAAAGTCCGAG GCCATCCAGAGGGATCTTGAACAGACGGAGCTCAGGACAGCAAG CGGCGGCGAGGAGCAGCAGCGCCTGCTGGCCAGCGTGAAGCacttggagctggagctgagcagcctGCGGGCACAGGTGTCCGACTGGCAGCGCCTGCAGAGCGGCTGTGCGAGGGTGGACGCGGCCCGGGACCAG GTGGAGGCCCAGGTCAGAGAGGCGGTGAGACTCCTGCTCTCCGAGGGCCAGCAGGACGAGGTCCTGGAGCAGCTGCTGCACCGGCTCTCCGCGCACTTCGTGAGCAAGGAGGACCTGCAGCTGGCTCTGCGTgcgctggagctgcaggtgctgaGCAACGTCTCGCGCCACATCGCCGGGACCGGGCAGGGGCCCACGCCTGAGGCCGTGCTGGCCGCCGTCAACGAGGCAGGCATCTCTGGCATCACAGAGGCG CAAGCTCAGGTCATCGTGAACAACGCTCTGAAGCTGTACTCCCAGGACAAGACCGGGATGGTGGACTTCGCGCTGGAGTCTGGAG GCGGCAGCATTCTGAGCACGCGCTGCTCCGAGACCTACGAGACCAAGACCGCGCTCATCAGCCTGTTCGGGATCCCTCTGTGGTACTTCTCACAGTCGCCCCGTGTCGTCATCCAG CCCGACATCTACCCGGGGAACTGCTGGGCGTTCAGGGGCTCCCAGGGCTACCTGGTGGTGAGGCTGTCGATGCCCGTCTGGCCGGCCACGTTCACGCTGGAGCACATCCCGAAGACGCTGGCACCCACCGGCAGCATCGCCAGTGCCCCCAAGGACTTCGCCGTCTAC
- the SUN1 gene encoding SUN domain-containing protein 1 isoform X3, with protein MNHTSRRTTVSGADQSFSRSLHGAAALRPHVLDESLIREQTEVNHFWGLDDDGDVKGGGKATIQGNGDLAARAAEATGHNGYTCSACSLLSERRDALTAHPTSRVYAGDRTQKRGASSPTDRILWLAKCTSASLSSFLVHLFHVVLMKLNYESENYKLKSHESKEYESESFESGSRAPTAHASCYGSVNVTELSEDGHLGGRGVSLCKDGEGTQRLETHAATHSQSSGPRRVAGTVGRLCAHAGKAASGVFWWLGVGWYQFVTLVSWLNVFLLTRCLRNICKFFLLLIPLLLFLGAGLSLWGQGGFLSSWPVFSWPDLQGTQKADDPSDVFGPATSRLDLPPGGDDRASQRHWMSGVDQQMTSLAGWCHTHDEQLRGLTLSLQKLQARVDRLDEGRAGLSSWVKDVVGQQLQEAEAARLPGTQIDFTALHREHEARISALEGLLGKLAEKSEAIQRDLEQTELRTASGGEEQQRLLASVKHLELELSSLRAQVSDWQRLQSGCARVDAARDQVEAQVREAVRLLLSEGQQDEVLEQLLHRLSAHFVSKEDLQLALRALELQVLSNVSRHIAGTGQGPTPEAVLAAVNEAGISGITEAQAQVIVNNALKLYSQDKTGMVDFALESGGGSILSTRCSETYETKTALISLFGIPLWYFSQSPRVVIQPDIYPGNCWAFRGSQGYLVVRLSMPVWPATFTLEHIPKTLAPTGSIASAPKDFAVYGLENEYQEEGQLLGQFTYDQEGDSLQMFPVPERPDRTFQIVELRILSNWGHPEYTCLYRFRVHGEPAE; from the exons ATGAACCACACATCACGGAGGACCACGGTCTCGGGCGCCGACCAGAGTTTCTCCCGCAGTCTGCACGGTGCTGCAGCTCTGCGGCCTCACGTGCTGGACGAGTCTCTGATCCGCGAGCAGACGGAAGTGAACCACTTCTGGG GGCTTGACGACGACGGCGATGTTAAAG GtggaggtaaagccaccattcAGGGAAATGGAGACTTGGCAGCGAGGGCTGCCGAAGCCACCGGGCACAACGGgtacacctgcagtgcctgcagccTGCTCTCTGAGCGCAGGGACGCCCTCACCGCACACCCCACCTCCCGCGTCTATGCTGGGGACAGGACTCAGAAAC GCGGCGCGTCGTCCCCCACGGATAGGATTCTGTGGCTGGCCAAATGCACTTCGGCGTCTTTGTCGTCGTTCTTAGTCCACCTTTTTCACGTGGTTTTAATGAAGCTCAATTACGAATCAGAAAATTACAAATTGAAAAGTCATGAATCAAAAGAGTATGAATCAGAGAGCTTTGAGTCAGGAAGCCGTGCACCCACAG CTCATGCCAGTTGCTATGGGAGCGTGAACGTGACAGAGCTCAGCGAGGACGGCCACCTTGGTGGGCGCGGGGTGTCGCTGT GCAAGGACGGTGAGGGGACGCAGCGCCTTGAGACACACGCGGCCACCCATTCACAGTCGTCCGGGCCACGCCGCGTGGCAGGGACCGTGGGGCGCCTCTGTGCCCATGCAG GGAAGGCAGCCTCCGGCGTGTTCTGGTGGCTGGGGGTCGGATGGTACCAGTTTGTCACCTTGGTTTCCTGGCTGAATGTGTTTCTTCTGACGAG GTGCCTTCGAAATATTTGCAAGTTTTTCCTGTTGCTCATCCCACTGTTGCTTTTCCTTG gTGCCGGCCTCTCCCTGTGGGGCCAGGGTGGCTTCCTCTCCTCCTGGCCTGTGTTCAGCTGGCCAGACCTGCAGGGGACACAGAAGGCCGATGACCCCAGCGACGTGTTCGGACCTGCAACCTCCCGCCTGGACCTGCCTCCGGGG GGCGACGACAGGGCGTCCCAGCGGCACTGGATGAGTGGCGTGGATCAGCAGATGACTTCTCTGGCTGGCTGGTGCCACACCCATGACGAGCAGCTCCGGGGGCTGACGCTGTCCCTGCAGAAGCTGCAGGCGCGGGTGGACCGGCTGGACGAGGGCCGGGCAGGGCTGTCCTCGTGGGTGAAGGACGTGGTcgggcagcagctgcaggaggcgGAGGCTGCCAGGCTGCCGGGCACTCAG ATTGATTTTACGGCTTTGCACCGAGAACACGAGGCGCGCATCTCCGCCCTGGAAGGGCTCCTCGGAAAACTGGCAGAAAAGTCCGAG GCCATCCAGAGGGATCTTGAACAGACGGAGCTCAGGACAGCAAG CGGCGGCGAGGAGCAGCAGCGCCTGCTGGCCAGCGTGAAGCacttggagctggagctgagcagcctGCGGGCACAGGTGTCCGACTGGCAGCGCCTGCAGAGCGGCTGTGCGAGGGTGGACGCGGCCCGGGACCAG GTGGAGGCCCAGGTCAGAGAGGCGGTGAGACTCCTGCTCTCCGAGGGCCAGCAGGACGAGGTCCTGGAGCAGCTGCTGCACCGGCTCTCCGCGCACTTCGTGAGCAAGGAGGACCTGCAGCTGGCTCTGCGTgcgctggagctgcaggtgctgaGCAACGTCTCGCGCCACATCGCCGGGACCGGGCAGGGGCCCACGCCTGAGGCCGTGCTGGCCGCCGTCAACGAGGCAGGCATCTCTGGCATCACAGAGGCG CAAGCTCAGGTCATCGTGAACAACGCTCTGAAGCTGTACTCCCAGGACAAGACCGGGATGGTGGACTTCGCGCTGGAGTCTGGAG GCGGCAGCATTCTGAGCACGCGCTGCTCCGAGACCTACGAGACCAAGACCGCGCTCATCAGCCTGTTCGGGATCCCTCTGTGGTACTTCTCACAGTCGCCCCGTGTCGTCATCCAG CCCGACATCTACCCGGGGAACTGCTGGGCGTTCAGGGGCTCCCAGGGCTACCTGGTGGTGAGGCTGTCGATGCCCGTCTGGCCGGCCACGTTCACGCTGGAGCACATCCCGAAGACGCTGGCACCCACCGGCAGCATCGCCAGTGCCCCCAAGGACTTCGCCGTCTAC
- the SUN1 gene encoding SUN domain-containing protein 1 isoform X2: protein MNHTSRRTTVSGADQSFSRSLHGAAALRPHVLDESLIREQTEVNHFWGLDDDGDVKGGGKATIQGNGDLAARAAEATGHNGYTCSACSLLSERRDALTAHPTSRVYAGDRTQKRGASSPTDRILWLAKCTSASLSSFLVHLFHVVLMKLNYESENYKLKSHESKEYESESFESGSRAPTAHASCYGSVNVTELSEDGHLGGRGVSLCKDGEGTQRLETHAATHSQSSGPRRVAGTVGRLCAHAGHLLVQTLQRVRAAGCRVSRTLWSVLWLALVTPGKAASGVFWWLGVGWYQFVTLVSWLNVFLLTRCLRNICKFFLLLIPLLLFLGAGLSLWGQGGFLSSWPVFSWPDLQGTQKADDPSDVFGPATSRLDLPPGGDDRASQRHWMSGVDQQMTSLAGWCHTHDEQLRGLTLSLQKLQARVDRLDEGRAGLSSWVKDVVGQQLQEAEAARLPGTQIDFTALHREHEARISALEGLLGKLAEKSEAIQRDLEQTELRTASGGEEQQRLLASVKHLELELSSLRAQVSDWQRLQSGCARVDAARDQVEAQVREAVRLLLSEGQQDEVLEQLLHRLSAHFVSKEDLQLALRALELQVLSNVSRHIAGTGQGPTPEAVLAAVNEAGISGITEAQAQVIVNNALKLYSQDKTGMVDFALESGGGSILSTRCSETYETKTALISLFGIPLWYFSQSPRVVIQPDIYPGNCWAFRGSQGYLVVRLSMPVWPATFTLEHIPKTLAPTGSIASAPKDFAVYGLENEYQEEGQLLGQFTYDQEGDSLQMFPVPERPDRTFQIVELRILSNWGHPEYTCLYRFRVHGEPAE, encoded by the exons ATGAACCACACATCACGGAGGACCACGGTCTCGGGCGCCGACCAGAGTTTCTCCCGCAGTCTGCACGGTGCTGCAGCTCTGCGGCCTCACGTGCTGGACGAGTCTCTGATCCGCGAGCAGACGGAAGTGAACCACTTCTGGG GGCTTGACGACGACGGCGATGTTAAAG GtggaggtaaagccaccattcAGGGAAATGGAGACTTGGCAGCGAGGGCTGCCGAAGCCACCGGGCACAACGGgtacacctgcagtgcctgcagccTGCTCTCTGAGCGCAGGGACGCCCTCACCGCACACCCCACCTCCCGCGTCTATGCTGGGGACAGGACTCAGAAAC GCGGCGCGTCGTCCCCCACGGATAGGATTCTGTGGCTGGCCAAATGCACTTCGGCGTCTTTGTCGTCGTTCTTAGTCCACCTTTTTCACGTGGTTTTAATGAAGCTCAATTACGAATCAGAAAATTACAAATTGAAAAGTCATGAATCAAAAGAGTATGAATCAGAGAGCTTTGAGTCAGGAAGCCGTGCACCCACAG CTCATGCCAGTTGCTATGGGAGCGTGAACGTGACAGAGCTCAGCGAGGACGGCCACCTTGGTGGGCGCGGGGTGTCGCTGT GCAAGGACGGTGAGGGGACGCAGCGCCTTGAGACACACGCGGCCACCCATTCACAGTCGTCCGGGCCACGCCGCGTGGCAGGGACCGTGGGGCGCCTCTGTGCCCATGCAG GTCACCTCCTGGTGCAGACGCTGCAGAGGGTCCGAGCTGCAGGTTGCCGCGTGTCCAGGACGCTGTGGTCCGTTCTGTGGCTGGCCCTGGTGACTCCAG GGAAGGCAGCCTCCGGCGTGTTCTGGTGGCTGGGGGTCGGATGGTACCAGTTTGTCACCTTGGTTTCCTGGCTGAATGTGTTTCTTCTGACGAG GTGCCTTCGAAATATTTGCAAGTTTTTCCTGTTGCTCATCCCACTGTTGCTTTTCCTTG gTGCCGGCCTCTCCCTGTGGGGCCAGGGTGGCTTCCTCTCCTCCTGGCCTGTGTTCAGCTGGCCAGACCTGCAGGGGACACAGAAGGCCGATGACCCCAGCGACGTGTTCGGACCTGCAACCTCCCGCCTGGACCTGCCTCCGGGG GGCGACGACAGGGCGTCCCAGCGGCACTGGATGAGTGGCGTGGATCAGCAGATGACTTCTCTGGCTGGCTGGTGCCACACCCATGACGAGCAGCTCCGGGGGCTGACGCTGTCCCTGCAGAAGCTGCAGGCGCGGGTGGACCGGCTGGACGAGGGCCGGGCAGGGCTGTCCTCGTGGGTGAAGGACGTGGTcgggcagcagctgcaggaggcgGAGGCTGCCAGGCTGCCGGGCACTCAG ATTGATTTTACGGCTTTGCACCGAGAACACGAGGCGCGCATCTCCGCCCTGGAAGGGCTCCTCGGAAAACTGGCAGAAAAGTCCGAG GCCATCCAGAGGGATCTTGAACAGACGGAGCTCAGGACAGCAAG CGGCGGCGAGGAGCAGCAGCGCCTGCTGGCCAGCGTGAAGCacttggagctggagctgagcagcctGCGGGCACAGGTGTCCGACTGGCAGCGCCTGCAGAGCGGCTGTGCGAGGGTGGACGCGGCCCGGGACCAG GTGGAGGCCCAGGTCAGAGAGGCGGTGAGACTCCTGCTCTCCGAGGGCCAGCAGGACGAGGTCCTGGAGCAGCTGCTGCACCGGCTCTCCGCGCACTTCGTGAGCAAGGAGGACCTGCAGCTGGCTCTGCGTgcgctggagctgcaggtgctgaGCAACGTCTCGCGCCACATCGCCGGGACCGGGCAGGGGCCCACGCCTGAGGCCGTGCTGGCCGCCGTCAACGAGGCAGGCATCTCTGGCATCACAGAGGCG CAAGCTCAGGTCATCGTGAACAACGCTCTGAAGCTGTACTCCCAGGACAAGACCGGGATGGTGGACTTCGCGCTGGAGTCTGGAG GCGGCAGCATTCTGAGCACGCGCTGCTCCGAGACCTACGAGACCAAGACCGCGCTCATCAGCCTGTTCGGGATCCCTCTGTGGTACTTCTCACAGTCGCCCCGTGTCGTCATCCAG CCCGACATCTACCCGGGGAACTGCTGGGCGTTCAGGGGCTCCCAGGGCTACCTGGTGGTGAGGCTGTCGATGCCCGTCTGGCCGGCCACGTTCACGCTGGAGCACATCCCGAAGACGCTGGCACCCACCGGCAGCATCGCCAGTGCCCCCAAGGACTTCGCCGTCTAC